Proteins from a single region of Acidianus ambivalens:
- the rad50 gene encoding DNA double-strand break repair ATPase Rad50 — MKIEKIFLQNFLSHESSEINFKGSINAIVGQNGAGKTSIIDGIVFSLFSESSRGNIKNLVKKGKSTGIVQTEIRDGNNLYLIKRDIVNSSNDFIAKNNIGIARGRKEVDRKIQEILKLDKDILLSTVIIRQGEIENIFKELPDVLKKILKIENLEKLTSSTGPLYSVLKEIESELKYLENRKIEYENKKLEKEKLEKEIEESKKKLEDLKIKKIEKEKEIKDNSAKFDELKRKRDRYLELTGRLYSLIERKKSVEKDVDNYDKIKSEKEKLEKEIEENSYLEGGESLLSELHELRKSEKSLKDQLNTLEKEIEEYEQNLAKKNSLEDDAKRYEELKERKEKIEEAYNEYNSLKSLLNDKLKRNEKIENEIKSLGSIPSLDNVNKEIDNIEREIDNLQNSKGAIKGRKEQLIQIIKNLENIKENRCPVCGRELTEEHRKKIKIEAETEVKDIEKKLSDIEKKVEELRTRKDELSNLRLEIISKLTKLRKLNEDLTRISQEVQDIQTKLKELEKSYKEYSEIREKLTLLEPKYKEYLKVSNYDEKTLEEKKNRLSSIKAELDDLQKRIKGLLEKIGDEREFEGKLKLYKENKNKLEKLKEEFIKIESEKNELEKISKEITELEEEIRQLNFNEEEFENLNKKLEDLNNERIAVEKEISTIEGKINASSDLLINLNSELDKIMEDLNKIPKLQNAINRVEKLRKILSGSGLQNYIISIFKSRIENNLNDILSMFNLSFSRVTINFEIGGKTQKGKVVIKAYNTAGNDLDIESLSGGERISIALALRIAIAKSLMDEIGFMIMDEPTIHLDEERKKELLNVIKYSMNIIPQIIIVTHDDEIKEISDYIISVTKKGDKSIVKQGEYID, encoded by the coding sequence ATGAAAATTGAAAAAATATTTTTACAAAATTTTTTAAGCCATGAAAGTTCTGAAATTAACTTTAAAGGAAGTATAAATGCCATAGTTGGGCAAAATGGAGCTGGCAAAACATCAATAATAGATGGCATTGTATTTTCATTGTTTTCAGAAAGCTCTAGAGGAAATATAAAAAATTTAGTTAAAAAAGGTAAATCAACAGGGATAGTTCAAACCGAAATTAGAGACGGTAATAATTTATACTTAATAAAAAGAGATATAGTAAATAGTTCTAACGATTTTATTGCAAAAAATAATATAGGCATTGCAAGAGGTAGAAAGGAAGTAGATAGAAAAATCCAAGAGATATTAAAATTAGATAAGGATATTTTACTTTCTACAGTAATTATAAGGCAAGGAGAAATAGAAAATATATTTAAGGAACTGCCTGATGTTCTTAAAAAGATATTAAAAATAGAGAACTTAGAGAAATTAACTTCTTCCACAGGACCACTATACTCTGTTCTGAAAGAAATTGAGAGCGAACTAAAATACTTAGAAAATAGAAAAATTGAATACGAAAATAAGAAATTAGAAAAAGAAAAATTAGAAAAAGAAATTGAAGAGAGCAAGAAAAAATTAGAAGACCTTAAGATCAAAAAAATTGAGAAAGAAAAAGAGATAAAAGATAATTCAGCAAAATTTGATGAACTAAAAAGAAAAAGAGATAGATATTTGGAATTAACTGGTAGACTTTATTCTTTAATTGAAAGAAAAAAATCTGTAGAAAAAGATGTTGATAACTATGATAAAATAAAAAGTGAAAAAGAAAAATTAGAAAAAGAAATTGAAGAAAATAGCTATCTTGAAGGAGGAGAAAGCTTACTTAGCGAATTACATGAGTTAAGAAAATCTGAAAAGAGCTTAAAGGATCAATTAAATACCTTGGAAAAAGAAATTGAAGAGTACGAGCAGAACTTAGCTAAAAAGAATAGCTTAGAAGATGACGCAAAAAGATATGAGGAATTAAAAGAGAGAAAGGAAAAAATAGAAGAGGCTTATAACGAGTATAATTCCTTGAAATCCCTACTAAATGATAAATTAAAGAGAAATGAAAAAATAGAAAACGAAATAAAGTCGCTTGGAAGTATTCCTTCTTTGGATAATGTAAATAAAGAAATAGATAACATTGAAAGAGAAATAGATAATCTGCAAAACTCAAAAGGTGCTATTAAAGGAAGGAAGGAACAATTAATTCAAATTATAAAGAATTTGGAAAATATTAAAGAGAATAGATGTCCGGTTTGTGGCAGAGAGCTTACAGAAGAGCATAGGAAAAAAATTAAGATTGAAGCCGAGACAGAAGTAAAGGATATAGAGAAAAAACTTTCAGATATAGAGAAAAAAGTTGAAGAATTAAGAACTAGAAAGGATGAACTTAGTAATTTAAGATTAGAGATAATATCTAAGCTTACAAAATTAAGGAAACTTAACGAAGACCTCACTAGAATTTCACAAGAAGTACAAGATATTCAAACTAAACTTAAAGAACTAGAGAAATCTTACAAAGAATATAGCGAAATTAGAGAAAAGCTAACATTACTAGAGCCTAAGTATAAGGAGTACCTAAAGGTAAGTAATTATGATGAGAAAACACTAGAGGAGAAAAAGAATAGACTAAGCTCAATAAAAGCCGAACTTGATGACTTACAAAAAAGGATTAAAGGATTATTAGAAAAAATTGGAGATGAAAGAGAATTTGAAGGCAAACTGAAGCTGTATAAGGAAAACAAAAATAAATTGGAGAAACTAAAGGAAGAATTTATAAAAATTGAGAGCGAGAAGAATGAATTGGAAAAAATTAGTAAGGAAATTACTGAGCTTGAAGAAGAAATTCGCCAATTGAACTTCAATGAAGAAGAATTCGAAAATCTAAATAAGAAATTGGAAGACTTGAATAATGAGAGGATAGCAGTAGAAAAGGAAATATCTACTATCGAAGGCAAAATAAATGCAAGCAGCGATCTGTTAATAAATCTAAATTCTGAGCTTGATAAGATTATGGAAGACTTGAATAAAATTCCAAAATTACAAAATGCAATAAATAGGGTGGAAAAACTAAGGAAGATACTTAGCGGTAGTGGATTGCAAAACTATATAATCTCAATATTCAAATCCAGGATAGAAAATAATCTTAATGATATATTAAGTATGTTCAACTTATCATTCTCTAGAGTTACTATTAATTTTGAAATCGGAGGAAAAACGCAGAAAGGTAAAGTTGTAATTAAAGCGTATAACACTGCTGGAAATGATTTGGATATAGAATCTTTAAGCGGAGGAGAGAGAATCTCTATTGCATTAGCTTTAAGGATAGCAATAGCTAAATCCTTAATGGATGAGATAGGTTTCATGATAATGGATGAACCTACAATTCACTTAGATGAGGAAAGGAAGAAGGAATTATTAAATGTTATAAAGTACTCAATGAATATAATTCCTCAAATAATTATAGTTACTCACGATGATGAAATTAAGGAGATCTCAGATTATATTATATCAGTGACTAAAAAAGGAGATAAAAGTATAGTAAAACAAGGTGAGTATATTGATTGA
- the nurA gene encoding DNA double-strand break repair nuclease NurA, with amino-acid sequence MIERAYEEFANNYPKILEKIRFYSNSINDSVKDKLKKIWIDYEPTAVNKSFIAIDGGEFVKELRVGTVFLTNAEAVYGEGVNVSAIDNEIKMGVFRPGNLAKERISEIMSILELSLALRNGNKAEYILMDGSLKKKLNNGKDVEGEEKELDEIINDENEEESLKNLILKSQILISRLIQNYDGKILWISKNSKGRELFGENISDITVIESLTENPGFTLPFVHTIDEKILAKNKEVKNLEGVEISSFYIRLEKGQRVLKVDLTGRIDDEGIKKIMDSLYSVSIKGYPYPLLKVHYDVKVNKEDRQRILSILGLNHMRGNSWWPNQFF; translated from the coding sequence TTGATTGAGAGAGCTTATGAAGAGTTTGCTAACAATTATCCTAAAATCTTGGAAAAGATAAGGTTTTACAGTAATTCGATAAACGATTCTGTTAAAGATAAACTAAAGAAAATATGGATAGATTATGAGCCTACTGCAGTTAATAAGAGTTTTATTGCTATAGATGGTGGAGAATTTGTAAAAGAATTAAGAGTTGGCACTGTATTCCTTACCAATGCTGAGGCGGTATATGGTGAAGGAGTAAATGTTAGTGCAATAGATAATGAAATAAAGATGGGAGTTTTTAGGCCTGGAAACCTTGCTAAAGAAAGAATCTCTGAAATAATGAGTATTTTAGAACTTTCTTTAGCATTAAGGAACGGTAATAAAGCTGAATACATACTAATGGACGGAAGTTTAAAGAAAAAACTTAATAATGGGAAAGACGTCGAAGGAGAAGAGAAGGAATTAGATGAAATAATAAACGACGAAAATGAGGAAGAGTCTTTAAAGAATTTAATATTAAAATCTCAAATACTTATTTCTAGATTGATACAAAATTATGATGGCAAAATTCTGTGGATTTCCAAAAATAGTAAGGGGAGAGAATTATTTGGAGAAAATATATCAGATATAACAGTGATTGAAAGTTTAACTGAAAACCCAGGCTTTACTTTACCCTTTGTTCATACAATCGATGAGAAAATTTTAGCTAAAAATAAGGAAGTAAAAAATCTTGAAGGCGTTGAAATTAGTTCGTTCTATATTAGGTTAGAAAAAGGCCAGAGAGTTCTTAAAGTTGATTTGACAGGAAGAATAGACGATGAAGGAATTAAAAAGATAATGGATAGTTTATACTCTGTTTCAATAAAGGGATACCCGTATCCTTTATTAAAAGTTCACTACGATGTTAAAGTTAACAAGGAAGATAGGCAGAGAATTCTTAGTATTCTTGGGCTTAATCATATGAGAGGAAATAGTTGGTGGCCTAATCAGTTCTTTTAG
- a CDS encoding cation diffusion facilitator family transporter, translating into MRSIIGFWGVFVFLVITSILAKSVVLISEAIHVFLDALIVSLSFYFLKLVNKVNSYYTYGLHRLEVISSLLNVSIIILGSIIGVIFSVIYLMMGIKDNPFYVIFASLISALILSFSHEHEEKENRVKESINVHIISDVLSYVLGALAGFLIILTGYYELDPIFSFIILGTMVIYNFRYFSTYLDIIMEKSPIDTKRIEDDLKPIFPKVHHIHVWIICDHYKVATLHIEEDPNVTLKELDDKREVAEKILSEKYGINHVTVQFESKRTD; encoded by the coding sequence ATGAGATCGATAATAGGCTTCTGGGGAGTCTTCGTATTTCTGGTTATAACCTCGATATTAGCTAAAAGTGTGGTACTTATCTCAGAAGCAATTCACGTTTTCCTTGACGCTTTAATAGTTTCTCTTTCATTTTATTTCTTAAAATTGGTAAATAAGGTAAATTCTTATTATACTTATGGTTTACATAGACTAGAAGTTATTTCATCTTTACTTAATGTTAGTATAATAATTCTTGGTTCTATCATAGGTGTGATATTTTCAGTAATATATCTCATGATGGGGATTAAAGATAATCCATTTTACGTAATTTTTGCTTCATTAATTTCTGCTTTAATACTTTCCTTTTCTCATGAGCATGAAGAGAAAGAAAATAGGGTAAAAGAAAGTATTAATGTTCATATAATATCTGATGTTCTTTCTTATGTTTTAGGCGCATTAGCGGGATTTCTTATTATATTAACTGGATATTATGAGCTTGATCCAATATTCTCATTTATAATTTTAGGGACTATGGTTATTTACAACTTTAGGTATTTTAGTACGTATTTAGATATTATTATGGAAAAATCTCCAATTGATACAAAGCGTATTGAAGACGATTTAAAGCCTATATTTCCTAAAGTACATCATATTCATGTTTGGATAATTTGTGATCATTATAAAGTGGCAACTCTCCATATAGAAGAAGATCCTAATGTCACATTAAAAGAGCTTGATGATAAAAGGGAAGTAGCAGAAAAAATACTTTCAGAAAAATATGGAATTAATCACGTTACAGTTCAATTTGAGTCTAAAAGAACTGATTAG
- a CDS encoding class I SAM-dependent methyltransferase, which translates to MEIFNDPQGYLQWYKRNKMIYESELRAVKRLNLSNCLDIGAGPSVFHEAISGRIISLDISDAMLRLTNPTEDKIQADALYLPLRNKSVECTFISVTICFISDVEKLLQEVQRVTKKEFAVCIVPEDSSWGQYYTELGKKGHKYYSKAHFISKKELISLIQQYFEIKDTISTLRYSPFDEPKVEDPEEGLEGSYICVKAKPKS; encoded by the coding sequence ATGGAAATCTTTAACGATCCACAAGGATATTTACAGTGGTATAAAAGAAACAAAATGATTTATGAAAGCGAATTAAGAGCTGTAAAGAGGCTTAATCTTTCAAATTGCTTAGATATTGGTGCAGGTCCTTCAGTGTTTCATGAAGCAATAAGTGGTAGAATAATCTCATTAGATATTTCCGATGCAATGCTAAGGTTAACAAATCCTACCGAAGATAAAATACAAGCTGACGCGCTATATTTACCTTTAAGAAATAAGTCGGTTGAATGCACTTTTATTTCAGTTACTATCTGTTTCATAAGCGATGTTGAGAAATTGTTACAGGAAGTACAAAGAGTTACCAAAAAAGAGTTCGCTGTATGCATTGTTCCTGAAGATTCTAGTTGGGGTCAATATTATACTGAATTAGGCAAGAAAGGTCACAAATATTACTCCAAAGCTCATTTTATTTCTAAAAAAGAGCTTATTTCCTTAATACAGCAGTATTTTGAAATAAAGGATACAATATCTACGTTAAGGTATTCTCCTTTTGATGAACCTAAAGTAGAGGATCCAGAAGAAGGCCTAGAAGGTTCTTATATATGCGTAAAAGCTAAACCAAAAAGTTAG
- a CDS encoding CBS domain-containing protein, producing MGIIRSSIILRPYDTLLYATKIMIMEYVPKAIVTDEKGFPLGALTQKDIIKFVYEKGEEISFDKVYVSEVMRKDIVCVNESIDPLEAAEIMIDKKQPLLVVCSDDGKALGMIIKSDLTQYYASQIRGLQKTEEYMTSPAITISKSDSLINAVKTLVEKDVSRLIVVDEDKIEGQLTTTDLLYMAPAIKYKECKINVSEVMSPNIIVVDAGEDLASAAKLMASRKIKGIPVVKGDKLAGVITTTDVTKALLDDRVRKYLYEIKMYTSTF from the coding sequence ATGGGAATTATTAGATCCTCAATAATTCTTAGGCCTTATGATACATTACTCTACGCAACTAAAATAATGATAATGGAATATGTTCCCAAGGCAATAGTTACAGACGAGAAAGGTTTTCCCTTAGGTGCATTAACTCAGAAAGATATTATAAAATTTGTGTACGAAAAAGGAGAAGAAATAAGTTTTGATAAGGTTTATGTTTCGGAAGTGATGAGAAAAGATATAGTATGTGTTAATGAGAGTATAGACCCACTTGAAGCTGCAGAAATAATGATAGATAAAAAACAGCCGCTTTTGGTAGTATGTAGCGACGACGGAAAAGCTTTAGGTATGATAATTAAATCGGATCTTACTCAATACTACGCTTCACAGATAAGGGGATTGCAAAAAACTGAAGAATACATGACTTCTCCTGCAATAACTATTTCAAAATCAGATTCATTAATAAATGCCGTTAAAACTTTAGTCGAAAAAGACGTTAGCAGATTAATTGTAGTAGATGAAGACAAAATAGAAGGCCAATTAACTACTACAGATCTACTTTACATGGCACCTGCCATAAAATACAAGGAATGCAAAATTAACGTTAGTGAAGTTATGAGCCCAAACATCATTGTCGTTGATGCGGGAGAAGATTTAGCAAGTGCCGCAAAATTAATGGCTTCTAGAAAAATTAAAGGAATACCTGTAGTAAAAGGAGATAAATTAGCGGGAGTAATAACTACAACCGACGTTACAAAGGCGTTATTAGATGATAGAGTTAGGAAATATTTATATGAAATAAAAATGTATACTTCTACATTTTGA
- a CDS encoding MTH1187 family thiamine-binding protein — MKYLVDISVEPIGTNSTSISRYVKLVYEVLKAKGIKFYPAPSMTTLEIDDITQLGYIIKDIDDTLAKEGVKRIVTIMKIDDRRDKENSIEHKLEAIKM, encoded by the coding sequence ATGAAATATCTTGTAGATATAAGTGTAGAACCCATAGGTACAAATAGTACAAGTATATCAAGGTACGTAAAACTAGTTTATGAAGTACTTAAGGCTAAGGGAATAAAATTCTATCCAGCTCCTTCAATGACTACTTTGGAAATAGATGACATAACGCAATTAGGCTATATAATTAAGGATATTGATGATACTCTAGCTAAAGAAGGGGTAAAAAGAATCGTCACAATTATGAAAATAGATGATAGAAGAGATAAAGAAAACTCCATTGAACATAAGCTAGAAGCAATCAAAATGTAG